The Benincasa hispida cultivar B227 chromosome 9, ASM972705v1, whole genome shotgun sequence genome has a segment encoding these proteins:
- the LOC120084769 gene encoding uncharacterized protein LOC120084769, which produces MVDLRFVLTEDSSPVPSTTANQNVRDIYDRCVRANEKAQAYILVSISDILNKKHEVMPTAHEIMTSLQEMFGQPSSSVRHEVIKYVYVTPMKDGTNVREHRYDGPF; this is translated from the coding sequence atggttgatttgaggtttgtgttgacggAGGATAGTTCTCCTGTTCCCAGTACAACAGCGAACCAAAATGTTCGGGACATCTATGATAGGTGTGTAAGGGCTAATGAGAAAGCTCAGGCCTACATCTTAGTAAGTATATCTGATatacttaataagaaacatgaggttaTGCCCACCGCCCATGAGATAATGACGTCGCTtcaggagatgttcgggcaaccgtcatccTCTGTTCGACATGAAGTCATTAAGTATGTTTACGTTACTCccatgaaagatggaaccaacgtTAGAGAACatcgatatgatggtccattttaa